The Mycoplasma sp. 1654_15 genome contains a region encoding:
- the metK gene encoding methionine adenosyltransferase, which produces MLKRRQLSVSESVGKGHPDKICDQISDSILDAILAKDPNSRVAVEVMASNRLIIIGGEVSTKAYVDLVKIAWKVVFAIGYNENDFTIISNVNTQSVDIAQKVDKSNDLGAGDQGVVYGYACSETKEFFPLSASLAHSLTKYAEELRSKKKFPWAKADMKSQVEVDFSNWEKPRIVKMLMSVQHEEKFNFKKFKEFIHTNIMQKVAKDYNLNLDFEAIINPGGKFVIGGTIGDTGLTGRKIIVDSYGDRAHHGGGAFSGKDYTKVDRSGAYFARWIAKNLVAAGVAKELEIQLSFAIGFSQPTSISVEQLQVGKFSEEQILECIKHVFNTSVKGFVEDLQLRQPIYKQTATFGHFGRSDLDLPWERLNKVEEIKRFLKI; this is translated from the coding sequence ATGTTAAAAAGAAGACAATTATCTGTGTCTGAATCAGTTGGAAAAGGACATCCAGATAAAATATGTGATCAAATTAGCGATAGTATTTTAGATGCTATTTTAGCTAAAGATCCAAACTCAAGAGTAGCTGTTGAAGTTATGGCTTCAAACAGATTAATAATTATTGGTGGTGAAGTTTCCACTAAAGCATATGTAGATTTAGTAAAAATTGCTTGAAAAGTTGTCTTTGCAATAGGTTATAATGAAAATGACTTTACTATTATTTCTAATGTAAATACTCAAAGCGTTGATATTGCTCAAAAAGTAGATAAATCTAACGATTTAGGAGCTGGAGATCAAGGTGTTGTTTATGGTTATGCTTGTTCAGAAACCAAGGAATTTTTCCCTCTTTCAGCTTCACTTGCGCACTCACTAACTAAATACGCTGAAGAACTAAGATCTAAGAAAAAATTTCCTTGAGCAAAAGCTGATATGAAATCACAAGTAGAAGTAGATTTTAGTAACTGAGAAAAACCAAGAATAGTTAAAATGTTAATGTCTGTTCAACACGAAGAAAAATTTAATTTTAAAAAATTCAAAGAATTTATTCATACAAATATAATGCAAAAAGTAGCAAAAGATTACAATTTAAACCTTGATTTTGAAGCAATTATTAATCCTGGAGGTAAATTTGTAATAGGTGGGACTATTGGTGATACAGGTCTTACAGGAAGAAAAATTATTGTAGATTCTTATGGAGATAGAGCTCATCATGGAGGTGGTGCTTTTAGCGGAAAAGACTATACAAAAGTAGATCGTTCTGGAGCTTATTTTGCAAGATGAATAGCAAAAAATTTAGTTGCAGCTGGTGTAGCAAAAGAATTAGAAATTCAACTTTCCTTTGCAATAGGATTTAGTCAGCCAACTTCTATTTCTGTAGAACAACTTCAAGTTGGAAAATTTAGTGAAGAACAAATTTTAGAATGTATAAAACACGTTTTTAACACAAGTGTTAAAGGATTTGTAGAAGACTTGCAATTAAGACAGCCAATTTACAAACAAACAGCAACATTTGGTCATTTTGGAAGAAGTGATTTAGACTTACCTTGAGAAAGACTTAATAAAGTAGAAGAAATTAAAAGATTTTTAAAAATCTAA